Sequence from the Mauremys mutica isolate MM-2020 ecotype Southern chromosome 2, ASM2049712v1, whole genome shotgun sequence genome:
AAGTTACCCCTTCACCTGAAGGCCATTTAGAAATCTGCTACAATTGTAGTATGTGTGTCTGTATCAGacagtgagtttaaaaaaaaaaaaatcacttaccaGGAGCAACTTGTTCATCTTATTACAAAAAGCTAAAGTTAAaataaagtcacttttaaaaTACACAATGATACATAAACACTCTGGTCTTCACTAAAATGACTAACTTCCTTCTTTGCTTCCAGTTAAGTAGTTTTCCTGTTGAGTACCACCACCTCCACAAAAGTACAATTGTGAATTGATTCATAAAAACAGAAACATTATGGCACAAATAAGGGAAGGCAATAAATATTCTCTCCCCACTgtgccttccctcccccaaaatgGAGCAACTAGTATTGTAGTAACAATAAAAAAGGTGTCACTTATCATTTAAGTTTCCAAACCAACAATCATCAGGATGCAGAACAGGATACCTCTAAAATGAGAAATTTATTTACTCCACATTCAAGTTAACACCAGAAGCTATGTTTTTTGGATCCAGGGATTACTTTTAAGAACATGCCAAAAAAGTTGTGCACCTTATAAAAATGCTCACTTTAACGGCATTGAGACCCAATTCCTGCTATTCATGTtccagttttacatcagtgtTTTGGAATATTCCAGCTTCTTTTaacaaactgggggttggggcaatCAGTTATTTCTTAGCATCTAATGCACATTGAGCAGGGACAATGGAAACCTGTAGGTTAGTTTGGTAATGTCAACTTGATTCCACCAGAGATTTTGTCAAAATCAGTGAGATTTCACTGGGAGTGTGGGGAAGGTGTGAAAAAGGTTTTTCTCATTTAGTTTGTGACTTGACCTGATCCTATTAATTGAGTAGCCCAAAAAGCTGGGTTGATAAAAACCAAGTTTCATCCATCTCTCCACTCTGAAAAAAGGGgatattggggggtggggtgggggtgaggaaggtGAGAAAAGAACCTTTTCTAAAGCATACAGCAGGGGCTTGGAACCTATGGGATTGGACTGGGGGAACACAGGAGGGTTTTGGCAATCAGAAGCTTGTCCCAGGATAAGGGATGGTTTGATAGCTACAGGAGTCTATACTGAGGATTCCCACAGGCACCTGAAAATTAGATTGGGAAAGAGGGATGTTGTTCATATATCTCTTGGCATAGGGtgttggaactaggggtgctgccacaccccctggtttgaagtggtttccatcatatacagggtttacagtttggttcaatggctctcaatacccccactataaaaattgttccagcactcctgtcTCTTGGTCTTCCAGACTTTCTTTCTGGCATGTTTCCTTTTCTTCTCTGCAGAGATATCCAACAGCTTCTCCCTATTTAGGGCATTATCCAACTTACATTATAATAGATGAGAATCTTTCCATCAACTTAGTGGAAGTTGGATCAAGCCTTTATTGATGAACTTAGGTCCCAACTGCTTCACTGTACTACTTTGCTCACCTCTCCTGAGCAAAGGGTAGGGAGCGTGGAGTCCTCAGAATATGTTGTGTGTTCAGAAATTATGCCCAGTGTCCTGGATTCCTAGTGCTTTGCATCCAGATAGAAATATTACCTCATATTTGTATATAGTGTTTAAGGTAGAGCTGATAAAAGATTTTCACACAAacatttctgttggaaaatgaaaataggtttgtttgtttttttttgacaaCTACACCAAgaaaatttttggttttgttgaaGTTTTTCAGCTTTCCTAATGGAAAATTATTGTAATGGAAAACAAAGTAGGGCTAATAGTATTCCCTTGTAGATTTCCATTTATAAAAGCGTAGGTTTGTGATGCTGTTCCCACTCTGACTTGTACAATTCTGTCATTTAACATTAATCTTGGCCAAAAAAAAGTTCATCAAAAATTTTCATAGCACAATCGTTTGATATTTTGtctttttgtcccaattcaggaCAAGAAAGAGTGATCAaatatgtagaagcagcaaagaatcctgtggcaccttatagactaacagacgttttgcagcatgagctttcgtgggtgaatacccacttcttcggatgcaagtagtggaaatttccaggggcaggtttatatatgcaagcaagaagcaagctagagatatctctagcttgcttcttgcttgcatatataaacctgcccctggaaatttccactacttgcatccgaagaagtgggtattcacccacgaaagctcatgctgcaaaacgtctgttagtctataaggtgccacaggattctttgctgcttctacagaaccagactaacacggctacccctctgatacttgatcagaTATGGGTTTCCCCATCGGATGAAAATTCCATTTCTTAACTAGCTAGTTAGCTTCAGTTTTAATTATAGTTTTCAGCTACCCCATGTTGGGGAGGAAGGGTGTGGGGGAAGAATGTAAAATCACCTAGTAAAATAGTGAAACTTCAGAGTAAAGTAGGAAGACAAATATTTCATGCTATCTGTTCAACACTTGAATTTCTGCAACTTCTGATACCATCTCTCGCTCTTCTATTTTAGGTCCTGATGGCCCTCATCACCCTAGTATCCAAGTATCTCACAATCATTACTGGTGTTTATACTAACACTACCCTTGGGAAATCAGAAagaattattcccattttagatATGAGGAATTGCGGCACAGGGCAGATTAACTGGTTTGCCCCGAGTTGTATATTATGTTTGTGGCTGAGCTAGAAATACAGTCCTACTTCAGTGTCCCATCTGCTATACCATCCTTAAACTCTAATTTTAATACATATGCATCTGATATACAGTCAATGGCTATTATAGCAACATTTGCTGATATTggtttttgtatatatttttactTGTGCCTGGATTTTCTATTCATAGTATTTTAGTTTAATTCAAAAATCCTGATTAGACACAAATGTGTGTCTAAACTGGTTTTAGACATCTGATTAAATCAATAGTCAATTGCTCATGTTCTAATCCCATATCTGCCACTGACCAATTAAGTCACCACTATGGCCTTGGGAAAGTTAGTTAATCTCTCAGTGCTTCAGAAACACTAGctgtacaatgggaataataCTGATCTTTCTCACAAAGGTGTTAAGGATTCAGTTTTGCATAACACACTGATTAAAACACTAAGAATTCTGAAATGTCTTTACAGCAAGATGCatttcacaccccccccccccctttttttttagaaGCCTTAAAATGTTAGTTGAAAGTCAAGGTTAAAAATTGGGATTGAGGAATAAGTGAAAGCTAAAATTATTGCTACAACCTATTCCTTTGACTAGCATTCTCTAGAATAAGATCAGCATCAGAATATTTTTAATCAACGAAACAAATAGTAAATGACAGCAAGAGAAAAAATGTGTCAGAATGTGTATTTTATTCTTTATTCACTACACGGTATTATGACTCAATATAGAAAAGAGATGTACCTGTAGCATTACCCAGTCACAAATGTATATTAATGTTTTGACTAGTACAATAagaatgtgttttaaaaaaaacctcacttctaaTCCATTATTTCATATCCAGATGTTTCCTGTACATCTGCAGTTGTCTCAGAATTCATGAGCTGTAGTATCTTAGCAACCTCTCATCTGTTGGTTTCAGGATTTTCTTTTCACTCATGTTTACCACCCAACCTGGAGCAAGACCAAAGAAAATCTGTCTAGGGTCCTTACGTGTTCTTAGCATTTGGAAAAGTTCATCTTTACTTATGTCTGGCAAAACATAACCATATTTCTTGGCGAGTTCAAGCCTGGCTTCTGGAATATTTGATGGATCAGCTAGATACCCACGATTCCTGGCATCTGTGTAGTAACGGACCAGATCTTCAGGTGGAAGCATTCGCTTTGGAATAGGCTGGCCACGCAGAAAGAAAGGTATTGGCTTGCACAAAATCTCTACAGGCAAgcaaaggagagaaagaaagaagtaggTAATAGTACTTCATAATCAGGGTTCAATATAGCATTAGATGATGCCTCCTTTCCTCAAAAGACAAGTACACCATATACCTGAAGTCTCTTGCTAGATTATTTAACTGCCACAAACTCATGCAGAGGAAAGGAGGAAAACTAGAGACAAATCTCTCCATATTTTCTTGTTCTGGGATACCAGACATCAATTAAATTATACAAATGCAATAAACCAAATGAAATCagttaaaaatattgtttaaaaggaaaaactGACTTATAGTCCCGATTTAAAACCATCTGCATAACCACtgttttaagaaaaatgttttaaataaatatgtacagtaactccttgcttaacgttgtagttatgttcctaaaaaatgcgactttaagcggaacgatgttaagtgaatccaatttccccataagaattaatgtaaatggggggggttaggttccagggaatttttttttcaatcagaCAATAACctatataaatatacacacagtatacattttaatactgttcacagctatgatgattgtgaagcttagttgaggtggtgaagttagagggtggaagaaggtggggtatttcccagggaatgcctggctgctaaatgatgaactagcacttggctgaatcctcaagggttaacacattgttgttaatgtagcctctcacacaaggcagcacaaacacatgggaggggagacagcatagcagagacagacacacacaccttgtgtgtgggagggagggagggagagagaggggcacactgcccctttaagtaagctgacccactcttaaatgcactgtctttttaagtggatcaggaagttgagacagcagctgctgccccaggcactctctgtctctctccatccgtgtcctctccctgctctatatggagaaggggtaagtggggtgcaggagcaggagggagggggacaccctgacgtTAGCCTCCCTCTTCACCACCcctgtacagcaagcaggagactgggagcagctccaaggcagagggcaggagcagcacatggcagtgggggagagacagctgaactgctgattGATAGCCTGTAGGGCGGTGGAGAACAcagaacttaggggagcagggagctgatggcagggccgcccagaggggggggcaaagggggcaatttgccccgggctccgcaggggctcccaagagaacagcggaggctcccgcctccgcccctctcctggagcctcagcgcatcaagcgccaagtctccgccggggcccctgagccccaccccgctcagagccgcgtggtgagggggcggggctgcgagctccgggctgagctcagctccctccgctcggcatggagctcccagccccgccccctcaccacgcggctctgagcgggacggggctcaggccccgccggccacacgctgcggctgttccggcgaggtgCTGAGACtcagggtgaggagggagccgggggtaagaggctggggctgaggggaagcgggacccgccgccggtcttcggcagcggggggccccttccgttccgggacccgccgccgaagtgccccgaagacccgcggcggggacacccccccccccgccgaattaccgccgaagaccgggctgcacttcagcggcgggtcccgcttcggcggtaattcggtggcggggggctcccgccgcgggtcttcggggcacttcggcggcgggtcccggaacagaagggccccccccgccgccaaagaccccgggcccccggaatcctctgggcggccctggctgatggggggctgccggtccaccctggttccaagcccccaccagctagctcttCCTtgcaggctgctcttcctgcaagcagtggacaaagtaggcggctgccaaacgatgttagcAGGGAGcgctgcacaactttaaacgagcatgttccctaattgatcagcaacgtaacaatggaacaacgttaactgggacgactttaagtgaggagttactgtatagcacGCCTGCTTTGGAAAGAAAGATATGGTACAGTAATGTAAACTGTAAGATTACCATGTACTTAAAGGCCTTGCTTGTAGGTTAGGACTGTTATATCAGGGCTAGAGAGACATGGTGGAtgatcaacagaagttggtacaataaaagacattacctccccaccttgtctttctaatatcctgggaccgacacagctacaacaccacttCATATATCGGAGCTGTTTATTTTCAGCTCATGGAGAACTCTCTCAAATGTACTGCCCTAATAAGGATCATGTTTGGCCTCCAGTTCATGCATGCAACCACCATTAATACGGCAGATTGTACATGTGAATGTTGGGCAAGATACAGACTCAAGCCAAGCAGAAACCACACTCTTCAATGAAACTTTGTAAAAAAAGTGATAGCCATTTTATTAGGAAAACAAAATTTGAGGAGCATGGAATCGCCTTTAAACAAAATAGCTAtttcaaaaaaaaccaaaacaaatcacTTCcacgatttaaaaaaatatatttcaaatcTGTATTTTGCTTTAAATTGGCTCTTTTGCCCGCCTCTGCCCCATGGACTGTTTTCCTAGAAGAGGAGTGCCAGGAATATGGTCAAATACTTTAAAGCACTAATTTACCATAACAACAGTAACAAAGGAGCAAGACTTTGTGGTCTCCAATAAGCTTAGCCTTAGATAAATACATATGCCTAagtacaaaaaaaaaccaaaaaaaaaacccccaagttACTTAACTCAGTTATTTTTTGCATTGTtatgaatgtttaaaaaaagcGTTCAAGCACTTCAACTTTCACTGTCAATATTTTCCCTACATCTAATAATGGACATAATGTTCATCAGATACaattgtaaaaataaacaaacctgcAGAACTCAGCTAGTTTAACATGTTCCTCCCGACCCCCACCTAAAAGCAACCTTGCACTCCAAATCTGCAAACACCTTAAATGTAGTTTTTTCCCTAAACAGAATAATTTATATAGCATCACTAACTGGGTAGGGCTGATAAGCAAACAGTAAATAATGGAAAACTGAGCAAGTACTGCTTTTGAGGGAGGATAATTGTCTAGCAGATCTCTATTAGGCTGCATTGATTTAACAGAGCTCCTACTGGATCTTCAAAAAGAACGAATGATTGACTCTTTCCAGTGCTGTCTACATTTaggatttagattttaaaaaaccaacTCCATTCCACCAAAGAAAAGaagtggggagatgaggggaaaTTCTTACCCAAACTCCGTGGATCATAGAAGCCTGTTGTAATAACACCACCATTTTTTTCAATTGCAGCAATGGCTAGCTCAGATGCCATCTGTACTTCAATATTTACTTTTGCTGAAAAGATATCGGCACCCTGCAAGTTACAGCATGTGCTTAGATTAGTTAAACATAAATTGAATATTTTGTTAGCTATATTTATCCATCTCTACAGAGTATCAAATGTGAAATACAAAAACTAAGCTGGGTAACAATTCTACAATATTCTATTACATGATTTAACAATTTTAACTACTAttccaaaatgaaaaaacaaCAGCTTGCAAATCATAACACACTGTCCACCTTTTCATGAATATATAGTGCCCTCTAGTGGATTTAGCATGACAAATTTAATTAGTCTTCTATTTGGATACATAAAACTGCGGCTTAGAAAAGTAGTCATGCTtccaggagagagggagggaggggaaaccaaacaaaaaatggaGGCTTTACACTACCGGTAGACTAATAATGTATTTCAGACATACCTCGTCCACTAGTTGGACACCATAATCCCTTTTGAGTGGCTGTATTGTAACACCTCTGGCATTGGTGAGCTGGGTTAAATCGATCGGTTGAGTGGGATCCACTCTCCCCAAGTCAATAAGGTATTGCAGCTTTTGAAGACTGAGGGGATGATACTGACGCCTGCGGCTGGAGAAAAGGCAAAGAAGAGCAAAGAAGTTTAGGATTTCAAAATATGAACCTGAAATTAAGTATAGTCAGAGTGAAACAAGCTTCCAGGTTTAGTGGGTTAAGAGACAAATGAACGATACAATACTTTTTTCTGTTTTCCATCCTTTCCTAAATGTTCCAAGTAATTTTGTTTAAGAATAGGCCCATCCATAAGTACATTTTATTCCCCTTTTATAAAATAGGAAACCAACACTATAACTGGCTATCACTGGGTTCAATTCACATCAAAGTAACATCCCCAGCAGCTGGTCAGCTTAATTCGCCCAGACTGTCTGGGTTCTAGAGGGAGAGGCTAAGTGTTATTCTGAAGAGGAAATCAGAAAGTTTGAATGCTCTTTGGCAAGTTAAGAAGATTTTAGACAACAACTTCTCCTATGAGTTTAACTCAGCAGCCTTGTTGACACATGAGAATCTGACTCAATGACATACAAGCATATGCAAAGAATCCTCAGTATTCTACTCCAATGTGAGCTCTTCCTCACCTTATGTCTAGTTGACAATTTTATTTAATTGCTTTTCTATTGTGCTTATTGTAAGCAAGCacctcacaaatattaatgatttcTCTCTCATATCACCCTGCAAGGTAAGGAAATACCGAGTAAATATCCACTCCCCCATATGGTTGGGCATTTGATTAgtcaaataatatatattttaaaaaggtcaaatattttaaagcactaaTTTACCGTAACAACAGTAACAAAGGAGTAAGACTTTGTGGTCTCCAATAAGCTTAGCCTTAGATAAATACATATACCtaattaccccccccccaaaaaaaccctaacTTACTTAACTCAGTTATTTTTATTCATAAAAATGTGAAGCACAATGTAATGAAATTCAAAAAAGTTGAAGAATAGCACCATGACACAAAGAAGTAGGCCAGCCACTATATCAGGGCATTCTTGCTGGAATATTTGGCAAGTCAAATAATAGGTAGTCAGTTAATCAGACCACTGACATTATATAACTAATCAACTGACCAGCTTGCCAAGTCTACCCTCCACGCACTCAAGGGGAGCAGGAAGATTGCAGCCAAGAGccatcagcttaaaaaaaggaATGGGGCTAAAAAGGGGAAAAGTATAAGCAGGCTGGCTGAATCACAGGTGAAAATCAAGTTTTCAAATACGTTATTCAAATCCTTGTCTCTGTTATCCAGTGAGTTGTATTATTAGTCAGATACTGGAATGGATGTATTTAAATACCTGTGAAATTCATTAAATAATATATTTGGCTATTTGATCAGTCATAGTAGAAAGTTATATTTCTAACAACCAAATGAAATAGAAAGCTGAGTATTACAATTAAATGAAGCAAAGTATTTATAATATACAACTCTTTTAGTGGCACAAATATTTTTCTCTATGGCTAGTAGGCTGTGACTTCCGCTAACCGGCATACATTTTTCAAGCCCTGGAAGTATTTTCACTCGTTTTTATACACGGGGACCAAAACAGAGATTAAGAATAGGAAGAATACTGTAAATATGGGATGGAAATTTTGTTTGATTACATATGCACAGTAAGTATATCTCCCATAAACACATACAAACACTTAACTGTGTTTGGCCTTTGTTAACATGTGAGAATAAACTGGACAGACATTTTCCAAGAGGTTGGGCTTGGATTTAGGCAAATATCAACATTTACACAAGATTCCAAAATACCTTTTGGTTAGAGTATATTCACAGGTGAGGTAAATGTATTTTAACCACAGCTACAAAGAGGCCATTTACCTATATTCTGGCAAAATTTATATTTCTAAGTACAGGATGCGTTTCTTGGAACAGTTGTAGAGTTACAACAGGCTCTTTTACCACATTGCTAATTTACTTTGCTATTGTTTTACTGTACAACACAAGTTACTGTGAAACTTCTGTCACTGTAGAAGACTGgatcatttttcattaaaaaggcAGTTTACTAGATACATTTAACATTAATGAGAAACTCCTAGTTTTCAGATGTTCTTcagcattccctgttttggattGCTGATTCAGGAAGTCCCTGTCTAACACCTGTGGAAAGTGCTGCTCATCCACTTTCATGGTAAGGTAAGTTAAGGTGGGGGAGATGACTATTTggaaataaaaattaagaaagCAACTTGCTtaaaaaaagttttcctaatgCTAATCAAATGTCACTACTAACCACATATTAAATTCACTTAGTTATTAGGCATATACACAGAAAACCTTTAGTAATGAAAACAAGTCTGCTACCTACACTTCATTCCACAGAACAGAAACATATACATGAATATTCACCAAaatcagtattaaaaaaaaaaacaaaaaaaccaccaaactACATATTTAGTAAGACTTTATACACAAGCATAGATTAGAAACAGCTCAAGGGTGAACGAGTTAAACACATGCAATATATCACATGGCCCTTAATGGCTAAAACTGTGGTATATGTTTGCCACTGTTACGAATATTAGAGCCATAAATTTGCATTACCTTTTACAGAATTAAAAGAAAGTCACGGACTCAAACAGCGTGCACACTAAATTACACAAGAAATGAAGACAGACAAGGAGAAACATGGTTTTCATATTGTGCATGAAACCTGTAagttctgatttatttttaactgGAGCTAAACAGATAGCAGTGATGTGCAGATCAATGACTGACAGATGTGGATTATGAAAAAGTATCTGTAGAGTTTGAGGACAATTGCCCCACTGGAAGAGGAAGGGTGTTCCAAAAGCAAGGACAGTTATGGAAAAGGCACACAAATTCCAATGGGAGGAGGAAGCAAAGCAGGATGCATAGGCAGAGCACAGGGTGCAAGATAAAATGAAAAAAGTATGGAGCAGAACACTTCAGCTGAATCCAGTGAATTTTGCTGTTAAGGAAGTTAGCAAGACTATGGGCAGTCAGAAGGGTGCAGAAGTCAACAAGGACAATGGTTCTGAACATTGCTAAGGATGAGTAAAAAAGAATAGTGCAAATGTGaatggacaaaattagaaaggctaaggctatgtctacactacagaccttacagcggcacagctgtagctaTGCTGCTGCAAGGTTTCCCATGAAGCCACTCTGTCAACAGGAGATACCTGACAGGAAAGCTCTATCTCATAAAAGGTTATTcagcccagtcccctgccttcacagcaggaccaagtgttgtccctgacagattttcaccccagatccctaaatggccccctcaaggattgtacttacgaccctgggtttagcaggccaatgctcaaaccactgagatatccctcccccacaattaAACCACCCCCCTACGAACAGTGGTAGCTATGGGCATGGCtatacttgcagatgtagagcgctgagagttaaaccccccttcgtagagcgcagtagggaaagagTTGCAGTCTGTCAACACcgacagcttcaagcgcactggcatggccacatttgcagcgcttgCAGTatcattgggagcggtgcattatgatcagctatcccacaatgcaagtgactgcaacatgctttttaaatgggggtgtgtgtggagtgtgacagggagtgtgttgtgtgtatgtggggggagagagagtgggtttttggggtgctgagagtg
This genomic interval carries:
- the MRPL15 gene encoding 39S ribosomal protein L15, mitochondrial, with the translated sequence MAAASRGGGGGGPKALELLRALPRVSLVNLRPNPGAKKSEKRRGRGRHGGKKSGRGHKGQRQRGNRPRLGFEGGQTPFYLIIPKYGYNEGHSRRRQYHPLSLQKLQYLIDLGRVDPTQPIDLTQLTNARGVTIQPLKRDYGVQLVDEGADIFSAKVNIEVQMASELAIAAIEKNGGVITTGFYDPRSLEILCKPIPFFLRGQPIPKRMLPPEDLVRYYTDARNRGYLADPSNIPEARLELAKKYGYVLPDISKDELFQMLRTRKDPRQIFFGLAPGWVVNMSEKKILKPTDERLLRYYSS